The following nucleotide sequence is from Anaerococcus sp. Marseille-Q7828.
ACCGGCTTCAGCTTCAACTATTGGTAAGATGGCACATGGAATCTCAGACAATTTCCTAACAGCCGCTTACTTGGCTTGTGCCAAGGATGTTATCATAGCTCCATCTATGAACACTCAAATGTTACAAAATCCTGCTACTCAAAAAAACATTGAAACTTTAAAATCTTATGGCGTTAAGGTCATAGCTCCAGAATCAGGAATCCTTGCTTGTGATACAATAGGTGACGGTAGGATGGAAGAACCTGAACAGATTGTAGAATACTTGGAAGACTACTTCACAAATAAAGATTTGCTTGGCAAAAATATAATAGTGACTGCTGGACCAACTATAGAGCCTATAGATTTTGTAAGATATATTACCAATCATTCATCAGGTAAAATGGGCTACAATATAGCAAACGAGGCTAAAAAAAGAGGAGCCAATGTAACACTTATATCTGGACCTGTTAAACCTTTCGAAATAGCTGGTATTAATCGAATAGAGATAAAAACAAATGATCAGTTAAAGTATGCTATAGAAAGTAAATTTGATGATGCAGATGCACTAATAATGGCTGCAGCCCCTGTAGATTATAGGGCAAGTGAAGTTAGCGATAAGAAAATCAAAAAATCAGGATCCAATTTAAATATGGAATTTATCGAAAATACTGATATACTTAAACATTTTGGATCAGTAAAAACTAAGCAAACCATTATTGGATTTGCTGCTGAAACTGATGATTTGATTGATAATGCAAATAAAAAACTAATTTCCAAAAATGCTGATTATATTATCGCGAATGATTTGAAAAAAGAAGGCGCAGGATTTAACACCGATACCAATATTGCAAGTATTATTTCAAAAGATAATGTCATAAATCTTGATATAATGACTAAGGTAGAATTAGCAAATAAAATATTAGATTTAGTTAGGTGAGATTATTTACGCTAAAGTTATAATCGATAGTAAGAGTAGGTTTTTAAATAGACCTTTTACTTATCGTATTCCAGAAAAATTTAATAAAAAAATAGACATAGCAATGAGAGTTTTAGTTCCTTTTGGTAAAGGGAACAAAACTAGCGTTGCTTTTGTTTATGAAATTTTAGATGATGTAAAGCTTGATTTTGAGATAAAAGATATATTAGAAATAATTGATCAAAAACCTCTTATATCAAAAGAGCTAATTGATTTAGCTTTTTTTATGTCCCAAAAATATATGTCACCCATACAAGCTTCTTTAAGTCAGGTGATGCCACCTACTGAAATAAAGAATATTAAGACCTTTTATCAATCAAAGGATGAGGATATTGGAGAATTTACAAAGTTTTTAAAAAAACCAAAAACAATGGAAGAGATAGTAGGGGAATTTGGGGATGTAAAAGATGATATTATCTCTTTACTTGATGATGAGAAGATTTTAGTTTCCTATGATATTAAAAAAACTCAAAAGATATCATATGACCAGTATGCTAAATTAGTAGACAATTCAAATATTAAAATTAGTGGCAATGCGATTAAGCAAAAAGAAATAATAGAATTTTTGAAAGAAAATGGACCATCAAGTGTTAAAGAAATACTGATGAAAACTAAGTCTAGTAAATCTAGTTTAAATTCATTGGTGAAAAAAAATATTGTCGAATATTATTATATCGAATCAAAAAAAGAACTAACAAAAGAATATAAAAAATATGACAAATTTATCTTAAATGAAGAACAACAAAGAGCTTATGATAATATAGTTGATAATCCTTCATCTGACTTTTTATTGTATGGAGTTACAGGATCTGGTAAGACAGAAATTTTCCTCCAAGTTATAGAGAAAGTAATAAAAGATGGCAAAGAAGCAATAATTTTAGTTCCTGAAATTTCACTTACTCCCCAAACCATTGAAAGATTTAAGGGTAGATTTGATGAAAAAATTGCTATTATTCACTCTAGATTAACCCCTAAGGAAAGATTTAATCAATGGAGGATGATTAATAATAGAGAAGTTAAAATAGCAATAGGAGCAAGGTCAGCAATATTTGCCCCTTTTAAAAATCTTGGAGTGATAATTATCGATGAAGAACATGACCAATCTTATATTTCTTCCAAAGACCCCAAATACCACACAGATGAGATAGCAAGGTTTAGGTCATCTTACAATAATTGTAATCTTATATTAGCAACAGCAACACCGTCAATAAAAACAATGAATAAGGTGGAAGTTGGCACATATAAGTTGATACACTTAAAAAATAGAGTTAACAAGAGACCGCCATCTATCGAAATAGTAGATTTAAAAGAAGAATTAAAAAGTTCAAATTACTCAATTATTAGTATGAGGCTAAGGGAAGAGATTGAGAAAAACTTAAAGAATAAAGAACAAACCATTTTGTTTTTAAATAAAATAGGACACGATTCTTTTACATTTTGTAGGTCTTGTGGTTATGTTGTAAAATGTGAAGCTTGCGATGTAGCTATGACTTATCATAAAAGGGTTGATAAACTTGTTTGTCACTATTGTGGACGAACTGCAAATCAACCTAAGGTTTGTCCTGTCTGTCATTCCAAAAAAATTAAAGAATTTGGTGCAGGAACAGAAAAGCTAGAGGAAGAAGTAAGAGAGTTATTTCCACAAGCAAGAGTTCTTAGGATGGATAGTATGGTTGCCAATCAGAAGAATTCTTATGATATGATGTATTCAGCTATGAAAAATAATCAGATTGATATATTGCTTGGAACCCAGATGATTGCCAAAGGATTGGACTTTAAAAATGTCACCCTAGTTGGCATAATATCCGCAGACTTGTCTTTAAATGTTGGAGATTTTAAGGCTCAAGAAAACACCTTTCAACTATTAACTCAAGTTGCTGGAAGGGCAGGGAGAGACAAAAAAGACGGAAGAGTTATAATTCAAACATACAGACCTGATAATTTTGTCATCCAAGCTGTAAAAAACAATGATTATGAGAGCTTTTATAAAAATGAGATTGTTGAGAGAGAAGCTTTTTCATATCCGCCTTTCAAAAATATAATTACAGTAAAAATTATAAATGTATCAAGATCTAAGTGTGCTAATATTTCTAAAGAATTTGTTGAATGCTTAAAAAAGAAATTATTTTCTAAGGAATCTATTGAAATAATAGGGCCTAACCCTTGTAAGATTTCAAGAATTAACAACAAACATAGGTATAATATCATTGTAAAAGCCTTTGATAGTGATCTCAAAGTAACTATAGATGCAATTAATCATTTGCGAAATAAATTTATAAACAAGTATAAGGATACAAGTTTTATCCCAGCCCTAAACCCTAGCATTATTAATTAAGGAGTGTATATGTTTGATTTTTTTAGAAGAAAAAAAGATAAAGAGAAGACTGAAGAGCTAAAAAAAGAAAGCGAGAATTTAGCCTTAGAAAATGAAATTGAAGAAAATGATATAGATGATGATTCTAACAAAGAGTTTAAGCTAGATAGTCATGAAGATAATGAGACATTAGTATTTGAAGCTGGATCTATATCAACTGATATGGAAAGTAATAACGTTGATAATGATGATATCAAGTCTTTTGATGAAGAAAAACTAAACGAAGATACTAGCGAAAATCATTTTGATGATAATTTTGATGAAATAGATAACCAAGATACATCAAATGAAGAAGAAACTCATATATTTTTAGAAGAAGAAATTGACGAAGCTAATCCAGAATTCGAGAACAATGATAGTGAAGTTAAAAAAATAGGATTTTTTGACCGTATTAGAAATGGATTAGTAAAAACTCGAGACCAGTTCTCCTCTCAAGTTAAAAATCTATTTACTGCAAATGTAAAGATTGACGATGAACTGTTTGAGGAATTGGAAGAAATTCTTATTTCAGCCGATATAGGAATGGATACAACTCTTGCTATAGTTGATAGTCTTCGCTATGAAATAAAAGAAAGAAAGATTAAAGATCCAGACCAAATATATCCACTGCTTGAAGAAATAATGGTCAGACACTTGGATAGAGATAATCTAAACAACGACTTAAATATTAATGATACTGACCTAGCTATAATATTAGTAATTGGAGTAAATGGTGTCGGTAAAACTACTACTATTGGTAAGCTTGCCTATAATCTCAAAAACGAAGGTAAGACTGTTATGCTAGCAGCTGCCGATACTTTTAGAGCAGCTGCCATTGAACAACTTGGGGAGTGGGCAGATAGGGCAGATGTAGAAATGATAGCTCACCAGGAAGGAGCAGACCCTTCTGCAGTTATATTTGACGCCATACAATCGGCAAAAAATAAAAATGTTGATGTATTAATTTGTGACACAGCTGGTAGACTTCACAACAAGAAAAACTTGATGAAAGAGCTTGAGAAAATTAATAAAACTATTGATAGCCACGCAGGAAAAGCAACAAGAGAAAATATCCTTGTATTAGATGCCACAACCGGACAAAATGCAGTAAGTCAATTAAGAGAATTTAAAAATGTTACAGATATCACTGGCTTAATATTAACTAAACTAGATGGAACTGCAAAGGGAGGAATTATATTCCCATTACAATATGAACTCAACGTACCAGTAAAATATATTGGCCTTGGTGAGGGCATTGATAACCTGGAAAAATTTGATTCAAAAACTTTCGTAGATGCTCTATTTTAGCTATTGAAATTTTAACAAGTCTATAGTAAAATATTACAGTACTACAAAAATATACACATTCCTGGATAGATGCTTCGTTGCCAGATAATGGTTAAGTATCTATAAGAAGGGGATGGAAGAAGAAAACGGAGGAATAATATATGGCAGTAGTTTCAATGAAAAAATTACTAGAAGCTGGTGTACACTTTGGACACCAAACTAGAAGATGGAATCCTAAAATGTCTAGATTCATCTTCACAGAAAGAAATGGAATCTATATAGTAGATTTACAAAAAACTTCTACTCAACTTGATGAAGCATATGCAATGATTAGAGATATTGTTGCTGACGGTGGTGAAGTTTTATTTGTAGGAACAAAAAAACAAGCACAAGATGCTATCGAGCAAGAAGCAAAAAGATCTGGTCAATATTACGTATCTAACAGATGGTTAGGTGGTATGTTAACCAACTTTAAAACAATTAGAAAAAGCATTGACAAACTAAAAAGATATGAACAAATGGAAGAAGACGGAACATTCGATCTTCTACCAAAAAAAGAAGTATTACAATACCAAAAAGAAATGGACAAACTAGAAAAGAACCTTGGTGGTATCAAAGAAATGACAAAACTACCAGATGTTCTATTTGTAGTTGACCCAGGTGAAGAAGCAATAGCTGTTCATGAAGCAAGAATACTTGGTATCCCAGTTGTAGCAATTGTTGATACAAACTGTGACCCAGATGAAGTTGATTTAGCTATTCCTGGAAACGATGATGCAATCCGTGCTGTAAAACTTATCACATCAGTAATGGCAGATGCTGTTATCGAAGCAAACCAAGGAAGCGAATTTGCTCCACAAGAAGAAGATGTTGAAGACCAAGCAGATGAAGATTTAGAAGTTGTTGACCAAGACGAAGAAGAAATAGAAGAAAATTAAGGAGTATAAGATGGCTATAAGTGCAAGCTTAGTAAAAGAATTAAGAGAAATGACTGGCGCTGGAATGATGGACTGCAAAAAAGCTCTACAAGAGACTGATGGTGATATCGACGCAGCAGTTAAACTATTAAAGGAAAAAGGACAAGCTACACTTGATAAGAAAGCTGGACGTATTGCAGCTGAAGGTGTTATCGGTTCATACATTCACAATAATAAAATAGGTGTTATCGTAGAAATCAACACAGAAACTGACTTCTCAGCTAATACTGATACAGTTAAAGACTTTGCTCGTGACATAGCAATGCACATTGCAGCATCAAACCCATTATATATTTCAGAGGCAGATGCAGACGAAAAAGATATAGCTGAACAAAGAGAAATCCTAACAAACCAAGCAATCAATGAAGCAAATGAAAATATGCCAGAAGACAAAAAGAAAATGATTGCTGAGAAAAAGGTTGAAGGAAGACTTAAAAAATACTTCTCAGAAGTTTGCCTATTAGACCAAGCTTATATCAAAAATCCTGACCAAACAGTTGAACAATATCTAAGAGATACAGCTAGCAAGGTTGGTGAAAACATCAAAATTAGAAGATTCGCTAGATTTGAAGTAGGCGAAGGTCTTGAAAAGAAAGAAGAAGATTTTGCAGCTGAAGTAGCTTCACAAATGAACGCATAATAATTTTAAATTATTTAAGTGTCACCTATATTTATAGGTGACACTTTTTAAATAAAAGCTTATTGGAGTATATATGTTTAAAAATTTTAAATGGTTCCTAAAATACTCTAAGAAAAATTATATTATAGGATCAATATCTCTTATTATTACTGATATAATTTCTTTATTTTTACCTTATTTAACAGGTAAGTTAATAGATATGGTTTATCTAGGAACCCTTACGATGGACACCTTCATAAAAATGATAGTAATAGCATTAATAATGGTTATTTTAAAATATGTAACAGCTATTGCATGGTCTTATAATATTTTTAAATCATCGTCGTTGATGGAATATGTTACTAGAGATAAACTTATGAGTAAGTTTTTGAAACAATCTCAAAGATTTTTTGAACAAAATTCTACTGGATCATTAATGAGTAAATCTACCCAAGATGTAGGCCAGGTGGCTATGTTTGCTGGTTTTGGAATATTGGCATTTTTTGATGCTTTAGTTTTCCCTATATTTATTTTACTTATGATGGTAACTACGATTGATTTTAGGTTAACAATATTTTCGATATTACCTATGCTTGTTTTTTTGATTGCTTATTCAAAGCTTGTAGGTAAATGGTATATAAGATCAAAAGCTGTAAATGAAAGCTTTGATGACTTAACTAATAGAGTTTTAGAAGATGTTGAAGGCATAAGAATTGTTAGAGTTTTTAATATTGGTGATATTAGATACAATAATTTTAAGGAGTCTGCAAGGGAACTAGCTGATAAAAGTATTGACTTAGCTAGGCTTCAATCATGGATGGAGCCATCAGAAAGATTTACTGTTACCTTAGCTTATATAATTTCGATTGGTTATGGATCAGTATTGATTTCTAGAGGAGATTTAAGTGTAGGCCAAGTAGTATCTTTCACTTATTATCTAAACATGCTTATATGGCCAATGTTTGCCTTTGGTGAATTTATGAATTTAAACCAACAGGCAAATGCAGCAATGGATAGGATAATGGAAGTACTAAATTATAAGGAAGAAATCCCTAATTCTGAAAGTTTAGAAAATGTGGACAATAATCCATCCATTAGTTTTATAGAGCATAACTTTACTTATCCATCAAATAATGAGAAAGTATTAAAAGATATAAATTTAAGGATTGACCAAGGAAGTTCTTTAGGTATTATAGGTAAAACTGGATCTGGGAAAACATCTTTGATTAGGCAACTACTTGATATATATAAGGTAGATAAAGAATCTATTATAATTTCAGATGACAGCTTTAGTGAGATATCATCAAAATCTTTCAAAGATAAAATAGGATATGTTCCACAAGAACATATGATATTTTCTGACACTTTGAAAAACAATATCAGATTTTCCAAGCTTGATGCTAGTGATGAAGAAATAGATGAAGCTATTTCTATTGCTGACTTTACAAAAGATATAAAAAAATTTTCTGATGGTCTAGATACACTAACTGGCGAGAAAGGTGTATCCTTATCTGGCGGTCAAAAACAAAGACTTGCTATAGCTAGAGCTGTTTTGAAAGATCCGGATATATTGATACTTGATGATGCTATGAGCGCAGTAGACGCAAATACAGAACAGAATATAATTAAAAACCTGTCAACTAGTAGAAAAGATAAAACGACAATAATTATAGCCCACAGGATAAGCCAGGTTCAAAATTGTGATAATATAATTATTCTAGAAGATGGTAAAATAGTTGATTCTGGAAATCACGATGAATTGATGAGTAGAGAGACTTGGTATAAAGACCAATATATTAAACAGATAAGTGGAGGTAATAATGGCTAATACGGATAAACAAGTAAGAAATTTGCTTAAAAATTATGCCTTAAATGAAAAAACGTCCTTTATCAAAGGTTTCGTGCTTTCGCTTTTAAATACAATATTGCAACTGCTTTCGCCACTAATTATAGGATACATTATAAATAATCTTTTGAAAAAAGGTATAACAAGTGCTGATTTTACAAATATAATCAAATATTTGATACT
It contains:
- the coaBC gene encoding bifunctional phosphopantothenoylcysteine decarboxylase/phosphopantothenate--cysteine ligase CoaBC; the protein is MIKGKNILLGVTGGIACYKDLELCSRLIKKGANIKVIMTPSATEFVRPLAFETMARSEVYSDMWEGHHDIVHHIDLPKWADVMLIAPASASTIGKMAHGISDNFLTAAYLACAKDVIIAPSMNTQMLQNPATQKNIETLKSYGVKVIAPESGILACDTIGDGRMEEPEQIVEYLEDYFTNKDLLGKNIIVTAGPTIEPIDFVRYITNHSSGKMGYNIANEAKKRGANVTLISGPVKPFEIAGINRIEIKTNDQLKYAIESKFDDADALIMAAAPVDYRASEVSDKKIKKSGSNLNMEFIENTDILKHFGSVKTKQTIIGFAAETDDLIDNANKKLISKNADYIIANDLKKEGAGFNTDTNIASIISKDNVINLDIMTKVELANKILDLVR
- the tsf gene encoding translation elongation factor Ts, whose amino-acid sequence is MAISASLVKELREMTGAGMMDCKKALQETDGDIDAAVKLLKEKGQATLDKKAGRIAAEGVIGSYIHNNKIGVIVEINTETDFSANTDTVKDFARDIAMHIAASNPLYISEADADEKDIAEQREILTNQAINEANENMPEDKKKMIAEKKVEGRLKKYFSEVCLLDQAYIKNPDQTVEQYLRDTASKVGENIKIRRFARFEVGEGLEKKEEDFAAEVASQMNA
- the priA gene encoding primosomal protein N', whose translation is MIDSKSRFLNRPFTYRIPEKFNKKIDIAMRVLVPFGKGNKTSVAFVYEILDDVKLDFEIKDILEIIDQKPLISKELIDLAFFMSQKYMSPIQASLSQVMPPTEIKNIKTFYQSKDEDIGEFTKFLKKPKTMEEIVGEFGDVKDDIISLLDDEKILVSYDIKKTQKISYDQYAKLVDNSNIKISGNAIKQKEIIEFLKENGPSSVKEILMKTKSSKSSLNSLVKKNIVEYYYIESKKELTKEYKKYDKFILNEEQQRAYDNIVDNPSSDFLLYGVTGSGKTEIFLQVIEKVIKDGKEAIILVPEISLTPQTIERFKGRFDEKIAIIHSRLTPKERFNQWRMINNREVKIAIGARSAIFAPFKNLGVIIIDEEHDQSYISSKDPKYHTDEIARFRSSYNNCNLILATATPSIKTMNKVEVGTYKLIHLKNRVNKRPPSIEIVDLKEELKSSNYSIISMRLREEIEKNLKNKEQTILFLNKIGHDSFTFCRSCGYVVKCEACDVAMTYHKRVDKLVCHYCGRTANQPKVCPVCHSKKIKEFGAGTEKLEEEVRELFPQARVLRMDSMVANQKNSYDMMYSAMKNNQIDILLGTQMIAKGLDFKNVTLVGIISADLSLNVGDFKAQENTFQLLTQVAGRAGRDKKDGRVIIQTYRPDNFVIQAVKNNDYESFYKNEIVEREAFSYPPFKNIITVKIINVSRSKCANISKEFVECLKKKLFSKESIEIIGPNPCKISRINNKHRYNIIVKAFDSDLKVTIDAINHLRNKFINKYKDTSFIPALNPSIIN
- a CDS encoding ABC transporter ATP-binding protein, whose protein sequence is MFKNFKWFLKYSKKNYIIGSISLIITDIISLFLPYLTGKLIDMVYLGTLTMDTFIKMIVIALIMVILKYVTAIAWSYNIFKSSSLMEYVTRDKLMSKFLKQSQRFFEQNSTGSLMSKSTQDVGQVAMFAGFGILAFFDALVFPIFILLMMVTTIDFRLTIFSILPMLVFLIAYSKLVGKWYIRSKAVNESFDDLTNRVLEDVEGIRIVRVFNIGDIRYNNFKESARELADKSIDLARLQSWMEPSERFTVTLAYIISIGYGSVLISRGDLSVGQVVSFTYYLNMLIWPMFAFGEFMNLNQQANAAMDRIMEVLNYKEEIPNSESLENVDNNPSISFIEHNFTYPSNNEKVLKDINLRIDQGSSLGIIGKTGSGKTSLIRQLLDIYKVDKESIIISDDSFSEISSKSFKDKIGYVPQEHMIFSDTLKNNIRFSKLDASDEEIDEAISIADFTKDIKKFSDGLDTLTGEKGVSLSGGQKQRLAIARAVLKDPDILILDDAMSAVDANTEQNIIKNLSTSRKDKTTIIIAHRISQVQNCDNIIILEDGKIVDSGNHDELMSRETWYKDQYIKQISGGNNG
- the ftsY gene encoding signal recognition particle-docking protein FtsY; its protein translation is MFDFFRRKKDKEKTEELKKESENLALENEIEENDIDDDSNKEFKLDSHEDNETLVFEAGSISTDMESNNVDNDDIKSFDEEKLNEDTSENHFDDNFDEIDNQDTSNEEETHIFLEEEIDEANPEFENNDSEVKKIGFFDRIRNGLVKTRDQFSSQVKNLFTANVKIDDELFEELEEILISADIGMDTTLAIVDSLRYEIKERKIKDPDQIYPLLEEIMVRHLDRDNLNNDLNINDTDLAIILVIGVNGVGKTTTIGKLAYNLKNEGKTVMLAAADTFRAAAIEQLGEWADRADVEMIAHQEGADPSAVIFDAIQSAKNKNVDVLICDTAGRLHNKKNLMKELEKINKTIDSHAGKATRENILVLDATTGQNAVSQLREFKNVTDITGLILTKLDGTAKGGIIFPLQYELNVPVKYIGLGEGIDNLEKFDSKTFVDALF
- the rpsB gene encoding 30S ribosomal protein S2 translates to MAVVSMKKLLEAGVHFGHQTRRWNPKMSRFIFTERNGIYIVDLQKTSTQLDEAYAMIRDIVADGGEVLFVGTKKQAQDAIEQEAKRSGQYYVSNRWLGGMLTNFKTIRKSIDKLKRYEQMEEDGTFDLLPKKEVLQYQKEMDKLEKNLGGIKEMTKLPDVLFVVDPGEEAIAVHEARILGIPVVAIVDTNCDPDEVDLAIPGNDDAIRAVKLITSVMADAVIEANQGSEFAPQEEDVEDQADEDLEVVDQDEEEIEEN